In a single window of the Flavobacterium ammoniigenes genome:
- a CDS encoding alpha/beta fold hydrolase has translation MDTNKISVYCMPGLAASSLIFERIALPETHFEVHLLDWELPIGDESLPAYAERMSKKITAPNPVLIGVSFGGILVQEMAAYLNPLKVIIISSVKSNVEFPRRMKIAKTTKAYKLIPTSIFSNIEKLSAFSFGKSIGQRLKLYERYLSVRDVHYLDWAIERVLLWDRTRVDPNVIHIHGDADEVFPLQYIKNCIVVKGGTHVLILSKYKWLNDNLPSIIEGTF, from the coding sequence ATGGATACCAACAAGATTTCGGTGTATTGCATGCCTGGATTAGCGGCTAGTTCGCTAATATTTGAGCGCATTGCCTTGCCAGAAACGCATTTTGAAGTCCATCTTTTAGATTGGGAATTACCCATTGGAGACGAATCATTGCCAGCCTATGCCGAACGAATGTCGAAAAAAATTACAGCACCTAATCCGGTTTTGATTGGGGTTTCTTTCGGAGGGATTTTGGTGCAAGAAATGGCGGCCTATTTGAATCCGCTGAAAGTCATAATTATTTCAAGTGTGAAATCGAATGTCGAATTTCCACGCCGAATGAAAATTGCCAAAACCACTAAAGCGTATAAATTAATTCCGACTTCCATTTTTTCGAACATAGAAAAGTTAAGTGCTTTTTCTTTTGGAAAATCCATAGGGCAACGATTGAAATTATACGAAAGGTATCTCTCTGTTCGCGATGTGCATTATCTAGACTGGGCTATTGAACGCGTTTTATTGTGGGATAGAACACGAGTGGATCCCAATGTGATTCATATTCACGGCGATGCCGATGAGGTGTTTCCTTTACAATATATTAAAAACTGTATTGTCGTAAAAGGAGGAACTCATGTACTGATTTTAAGTAAATACAAATGGCTTAACGATAACTTACCCTCGATTATTGAAGGTACTTTTTAG